The following proteins are co-located in the Gloeocapsa sp. PCC 7428 genome:
- a CDS encoding EboA family metabolite traffic protein, giving the protein MNLRTDYDVAQAIELLHNCLSRQISHEALIWLEEKTNQISQGAMQRLFYTAFSAVPRYLGKQQLTLSTQDLRAAAAIRPGWNPQHWSVDQAGRTWIVLSLPHADVEKYLWILEQVFTTADVRELIALYQSLPLMPHPEKHCARAAEGVRSNMTSVFNAVALRNPYPAEYFDDLAWNQMILKAVFVGSPLYLIHNSDRRANPELAKMLLDYARERWAAKRIVTPEIWRFVGYTDTELQALAKVLQADDLVQQEAAALACAHSPLPQAKELLARYPHLQAAIQQGDLTWSSFSRNRLGADA; this is encoded by the coding sequence ATGAACTTAAGAACTGACTACGATGTGGCTCAGGCAATTGAATTGCTGCACAACTGCTTATCTAGGCAGATTTCTCACGAAGCATTAATTTGGCTAGAAGAAAAAACAAACCAGATTAGCCAAGGGGCGATGCAGCGACTCTTTTATACAGCGTTTAGTGCAGTTCCTCGATATCTCGGTAAGCAGCAATTAACTTTATCAACACAGGATTTACGCGCAGCCGCAGCAATTCGCCCAGGCTGGAATCCTCAACATTGGAGTGTAGATCAAGCGGGGCGAACATGGATAGTTTTGTCTTTGCCTCATGCAGATGTTGAGAAATATCTTTGGATACTCGAACAAGTTTTCACAACTGCGGATGTCAGAGAGTTGATTGCGCTGTATCAAAGTTTACCTTTAATGCCGCATCCAGAAAAGCATTGCGCTAGAGCCGCCGAGGGAGTACGCAGTAATATGACAAGCGTATTCAATGCTGTTGCTTTACGTAATCCTTACCCAGCAGAGTATTTTGACGATCTTGCTTGGAATCAAATGATCCTCAAAGCAGTGTTTGTGGGTAGTCCGTTGTATCTTATTCATAATAGCGATCGCCGCGCTAACCCAGAGTTAGCCAAAATGTTGCTAGATTATGCGCGCGAACGCTGGGCAGCAAAACGGATTGTCACACCTGAAATATGGCGATTTGTAGGGTACACCGACACCGAGTTACAAGCTTTGGCAAAAGTGTTACAAGCGGATGATCTTGTTCAACAAGAAGCCGCAGCTTTAGCCTGTGCGCACTCTCCACTACCACAAGCCAAAGAATTACTAGCACGTTACCCTCATTTACAAGCAGCTATTCAGCAGGGTGATTTGACATGGAGTAGCTTTAGCCGCAATCGCCTGGGCGCTGACGCATGA
- a CDS encoding Coenzyme F420 hydrogenase/dehydrogenase, beta subunit C-terminal domain produces the protein MTSVTPQAKHKKAKALKSSSRRPAKELCSECGLCDTYYIHYVKEACAFLNQQIAELETRSHTRARNLDNSDELYFGVHQDMMAARKTEPILGAQWTGIVSSIAIAMLNRGVVEGVVCVQNTKEDRFQPMPIIARTPEEILAARVNKPTLSPNLSILEQVEQSGMKRLLVIGVGCQIQALRAVEKQLGLEKLYVLGTPCVDNVTRAGLQKFLETTSRSPDTVVHYEFMQDFRVHFKHEDGSEETVPFFGLKTNQLKDVFAPSCMSCFDYVNSLADLVVGYMGAPFGWQWIVVRNDRGQEMLDLVQDQLETQPVMSKGDRTAAVQQSIPAYDKGVTLPMWAAKLMGVVIEKIGPKGLEYARFSIDSHFTRNYLYVKRHYPEKLAAHVPEFAKRIVNQYKLPSQ, from the coding sequence ATGACATCAGTGACCCCCCAAGCCAAGCATAAAAAAGCTAAAGCCCTAAAATCATCGAGTCGTCGCCCTGCAAAGGAACTTTGTAGCGAATGCGGGTTATGCGATACATATTATATTCACTATGTCAAGGAGGCGTGTGCATTTCTTAATCAACAAATTGCGGAATTGGAAACGCGATCGCACACTCGCGCACGCAATCTCGATAATTCTGATGAATTGTACTTCGGCGTTCATCAAGACATGATGGCGGCGCGCAAAACTGAACCGATTCTAGGGGCGCAATGGACAGGAATTGTCAGTTCTATTGCAATTGCAATGCTCAATCGCGGTGTCGTTGAAGGTGTCGTCTGCGTGCAAAATACCAAAGAAGATCGCTTTCAACCGATGCCGATTATTGCGCGTACTCCAGAGGAGATTTTAGCAGCGCGGGTGAATAAACCAACTCTATCGCCGAATCTTTCGATTTTAGAACAAGTAGAACAGTCAGGAATGAAGCGGTTGTTAGTTATTGGTGTGGGATGTCAAATTCAAGCTTTGCGGGCTGTAGAGAAGCAACTAGGCTTAGAAAAGCTGTATGTGTTGGGAACTCCTTGTGTCGATAATGTCACGCGCGCTGGGTTACAGAAATTTTTGGAAACGACGAGTCGTTCTCCTGATACTGTCGTGCATTATGAATTTATGCAGGATTTTCGCGTACACTTCAAGCATGAAGATGGTTCAGAAGAAACAGTACCTTTTTTTGGTTTAAAGACAAATCAACTAAAAGATGTTTTTGCACCCTCGTGCATGAGTTGCTTTGACTATGTAAATTCGCTTGCTGATCTTGTTGTCGGTTATATGGGTGCGCCGTTTGGTTGGCAATGGATTGTGGTACGTAACGATCGCGGACAAGAAATGCTAGATTTAGTGCAAGATCAGCTGGAAACGCAACCTGTAATGTCGAAAGGCGATCGCACCGCCGCAGTCCAACAAAGTATCCCCGCCTACGACAAAGGCGTGACACTACCGATGTGGGCTGCCAAACTTATGGGTGTTGTTATAGAAAAAATTGGTCCTAAAGGTTTGGAATACGCACGATTTTCGATTGATTCGCACTTTACGCGCAATTATCTCTACGTCAAGCGTCATTATCCTGAAAAATTAGCCGCACACGTGCCAGAATTTGCCAAGCGAATTGTCAATCAGTACAAGTTACCATCACAGTAA
- the eboC gene encoding UbiA-like protein EboC (EboC, a homolog the polyprenyltransferase UbiA, belongs to system of proteins involved in the trafficking of precursor metabolites to an extracytoplasmic compartment so that the biosynthesis of certain natural products, such as scytonemin, can be completed.) → MLQAAKSQTRAYLQLMRPANIVTAWADILVGFAASGSGLWQQVDMSLVWLLLATSGLYGGGVVFNDVFDAELDAQERPERPIPSGMIAKQNAIALGTLLLVLGIVAATQVSVTSLVIATTVALAAIVYDAFSKHHTIFGPINMGICRGGNLLLGVSAVPAMVEHLWFLAGIPIAYIAAITLISQGEVRGGNNSTGMTALVLIAGVISGVFTLGLLPEYQMLAALPFVALFAWRVVPAFLQAWREATPENIRTAVKAGVLSLIILDAAIAAGFAGLPYGLLVLGLLPISLSLARIFAVT, encoded by the coding sequence ATGTTGCAAGCAGCGAAAAGCCAAACAAGGGCTTATTTGCAACTTATGCGCCCTGCGAATATTGTTACAGCTTGGGCAGATATTTTAGTTGGTTTTGCGGCATCCGGTTCAGGATTATGGCAACAAGTAGATATGTCATTAGTCTGGCTATTACTTGCAACCAGTGGTTTGTACGGCGGTGGTGTTGTTTTTAATGATGTCTTTGATGCCGAGTTAGACGCGCAAGAACGCCCAGAGCGACCGATACCTAGTGGTATGATTGCTAAACAAAATGCGATCGCTTTAGGAACTCTTCTTTTAGTTCTTGGTATTGTCGCCGCTACCCAAGTTTCAGTTACAAGCCTTGTGATTGCTACTACGGTTGCTTTGGCAGCGATTGTCTACGATGCGTTTAGCAAACACCATACCATTTTTGGTCCTATTAATATGGGAATCTGTCGCGGTGGTAATCTGCTACTCGGTGTGAGTGCGGTTCCGGCGATGGTAGAACACCTGTGGTTTTTAGCAGGAATTCCAATTGCTTATATCGCTGCAATTACCCTGATTAGCCAAGGCGAAGTTCGCGGAGGAAATAATAGTACTGGAATGACTGCATTGGTACTGATTGCAGGAGTTATTAGTGGAGTCTTCACGCTAGGGCTATTGCCAGAATATCAAATGCTTGCTGCATTACCTTTTGTTGCCTTATTTGCTTGGCGTGTTGTTCCTGCTTTTTTGCAAGCTTGGCGCGAAGCAACTCCAGAAAACATTCGTACCGCTGTTAAAGCAGGTGTGTTGTCGCTGATTATTTTAGATGCAGCGATCGCCGCAGGTTTTGCAGGTTTACCTTATGGTTTGCTAGTTCTCGGTCTACTGCCTATTTCATTGAGTTTAGCTCGAATTTTTGCTGTTACGTAA
- a CDS encoding alkaline phosphatase family protein translates to MHKTVVLNVVGLTSSLLRHTSFLSKWAASKQIASINPVLPAVTCSVQASYLTGKYPQDHGVVANGWYFRDECEVKFWRQSNKLVQAQKIWEAARDIDSSFTCANLFWWYNMYSSVDISVTPRPMYPADGRKIPDIYTQPGELRFKLQERLGTFPLFEFWGPKTTIRSTQWIAQAAIAIEEMSSPTLTLIYLPHLDYCLQRVGTEISAIARDLQEIDAVCQDLIQFYESRSAKVIVFSEYGITRVNRAVSLNRVLREHGYLTVREELGRELLDPGASTAFAVADHQIAHIYISDRNKIAEIQQLIEQVPGVDFVLGEEGKAGYHLNHPRSGELVAVAALDAWFTYYYWLDDNKAPDFARTVDIHRKPGYDPVELFIDPTIQWQQLKVAKILLQKQLGFRTLMDIIPLDASLVKGSHGRIPASTDDAPLLITHNSLPGSTLDATDVYDVILSHLL, encoded by the coding sequence ATGCACAAAACCGTAGTTCTCAATGTCGTCGGATTAACGTCCAGTTTATTACGACACACGTCATTCTTATCAAAATGGGCAGCATCAAAACAAATAGCCTCTATTAATCCAGTATTACCGGCGGTGACGTGTTCGGTACAAGCAAGTTATTTAACTGGTAAGTATCCTCAAGATCACGGCGTCGTTGCGAATGGCTGGTACTTTCGAGATGAGTGTGAGGTAAAATTTTGGCGACAGTCGAATAAGTTAGTTCAAGCCCAGAAGATTTGGGAAGCAGCACGCGATATAGACTCTAGTTTCACCTGCGCGAATCTCTTTTGGTGGTACAATATGTACTCCTCGGTTGATATTTCGGTCACGCCGCGCCCGATGTATCCCGCAGATGGTAGAAAGATTCCTGATATTTATACGCAGCCTGGGGAATTAAGATTTAAGTTGCAAGAACGTTTAGGGACTTTTCCCTTATTTGAATTTTGGGGACCAAAAACAACTATACGTTCGACGCAGTGGATCGCACAAGCCGCGATCGCTATCGAAGAAATGTCTTCGCCGACGCTAACTCTCATCTATCTACCACACTTAGATTACTGCTTACAAAGGGTAGGAACTGAGATAAGTGCGATCGCGCGTGACTTGCAAGAAATAGACGCTGTATGTCAAGACTTAATTCAATTCTACGAATCGCGTTCTGCCAAAGTCATCGTTTTTTCAGAATACGGCATTACTCGTGTGAACCGCGCCGTTTCCTTAAATCGAGTTTTACGCGAACATGGTTATTTGACAGTCAGGGAAGAACTTGGAAGAGAACTTTTAGATCCAGGCGCAAGTACAGCTTTTGCTGTTGCAGATCACCAAATTGCACATATTTATATAAGCGATCGCAATAAAATAGCAGAAATACAACAACTGATCGAACAAGTACCAGGAGTTGATTTCGTTTTAGGTGAAGAAGGTAAAGCAGGGTATCATTTAAATCATCCACGTTCCGGTGAATTAGTTGCCGTTGCTGCCCTTGATGCGTGGTTTACTTATTACTATTGGCTCGATGACAACAAAGCACCCGATTTTGCTCGTACTGTCGATATTCACCGCAAGCCAGGTTACGATCCTGTAGAATTATTTATCGATCCGACGATTCAATGGCAACAACTAAAAGTCGCAAAAATCTTGCTACAAAAGCAACTTGGATTTCGTACCTTGATGGATATTATTCCTTTAGATGCTTCTTTAGTCAAAGGTTCGCACGGACGAATTCCCGCTTCTACAGATGATGCACCGCTATTAATAACGCACAATTCGCTTCCAGGATCGACATTAGACGCAACTGATGTCTATGATGTTATTCTGTCGCACTTACTGTGA
- the eboE gene encoding metabolite traffic protein EboE yields the protein MQLENIHLTYCTNVHPGESWQDVFANLEKYIPELKARLAPNKSFGIGLRLSAKAASELLESHYLAQFQTWLQQNNLYVFTLNGFPYGGFHHQVVKDKVYAPDWRSRDRLDYTLRLTQILAAFLPEGIDGGISTLPLSYKPWFTQLSTDDVFKSATRNVAAVAADMIRIRETTGKLLHLDLEPEPDGLIENTTEVVDFFHSWLLPIGGSYLAETLGISHTVAEELLREHIRVCYDTCHFAVEYEEPKSVLTRLQTAGISIGKIQISAAIRVLLPEEITQRQAIADKLSFFAESTYLHQVIARSHDGTLHHYSDLSTALPHLEQSTAQEWRTHFHVPIFIHDYQTLQSTQDDIVAVLNLLGKQQCHHLEIETYTWDVLPPAMKLDLLASIQREYEWVLQHLATEVTA from the coding sequence ATGCAGCTGGAAAATATTCACCTAACGTATTGCACAAATGTTCATCCTGGGGAATCGTGGCAGGATGTGTTTGCGAATTTAGAGAAATATATTCCTGAACTTAAAGCTAGGCTAGCACCCAATAAATCCTTTGGTATTGGTTTGCGGTTATCTGCTAAAGCAGCAAGCGAATTACTAGAAAGTCATTATCTTGCCCAATTTCAAACTTGGTTGCAACAAAATAACTTATATGTCTTTACCTTGAATGGCTTTCCTTACGGCGGATTTCATCACCAAGTTGTCAAAGACAAAGTGTATGCACCCGATTGGCGATCGCGCGATCGCCTCGACTACACCTTACGTTTAACTCAAATTCTCGCAGCGTTTTTACCCGAAGGTATCGATGGTGGAATTTCTACACTACCCTTGTCTTACAAACCTTGGTTTACGCAACTCAGTACAGATGATGTATTTAAAAGTGCTACTCGCAATGTAGCCGCCGTCGCCGCAGACATGATCCGCATCCGCGAGACAACAGGAAAATTACTGCATCTTGATTTAGAACCCGAACCTGATGGATTAATTGAAAATACAACAGAAGTCGTTGATTTTTTCCACTCTTGGCTATTACCAATTGGCGGAAGCTATCTTGCAGAAACTTTAGGTATTTCTCACACTGTAGCCGAAGAATTGTTACGCGAACACATCCGCGTTTGCTATGATACTTGTCATTTTGCGGTAGAGTACGAAGAACCTAAATCAGTTTTGACACGTCTACAAACCGCCGGAATTTCTATTGGTAAAATTCAAATTAGTGCAGCAATTCGAGTTTTATTACCCGAAGAAATTACCCAGCGCCAAGCTATTGCTGATAAATTGAGTTTTTTTGCAGAATCGACTTATCTACACCAAGTTATCGCGCGATCGCATGATGGCACATTACACCACTATTCCGATTTAAGCACAGCGTTACCTCATCTAGAACAATCGACAGCCCAAGAGTGGCGAACGCATTTTCACGTTCCTATTTTTATTCACGATTACCAAACGCTGCAATCTACCCAAGATGATATTGTTGCGGTTCTTAATTTGTTAGGGAAACAACAATGTCACCATCTAGAAATTGAAACTTACACCTGGGATGTACTACCACCAGCAATGAAACTCGATTTACTCGCCTCAATTCAGCGGGAATACGAATGGGTATTGCAACATTTGGCGACTGAAGTCACCGCTTAA
- a CDS encoding TatD family hydrolase translates to MMFIDPHIHMVSRTTYDYMVMREYGVVAVIEPSFWLGQPRTSSGSFKDYFSSLIGWERFRASQFGIQHYCTIGLNPKEANNEALAAAVMELLPLYACKEGVVAIGEIGYDDMTPAEDKYFCQQLELAQELDMLVLIHTPHRNKKAGASQSMDRCIEYGLAPSRVIIDHNNEETVEEVLARGFWAAFTIYPHTKMGNARMVEIVRQYGCDRIIVDSSADWGVSDPLAVPKTAQLMLERGIPEAHVKAVCYENALAAYSQSHQFSESDWLTSTIDQRELYYGNSVLRGQTPVVEASRDQILIE, encoded by the coding sequence ATGATGTTCATTGACCCTCATATCCACATGGTTTCGCGGACAACCTACGATTACATGGTGATGCGCGAGTATGGTGTTGTCGCTGTCATTGAACCGTCGTTTTGGCTAGGGCAACCGCGTACTAGTTCCGGATCGTTTAAAGATTACTTCAGTAGTTTAATTGGTTGGGAACGCTTTCGCGCCAGTCAATTTGGGATTCAGCACTATTGTACGATTGGCTTAAACCCAAAAGAAGCAAACAACGAAGCTTTAGCCGCAGCAGTGATGGAACTATTGCCACTGTACGCGTGTAAAGAAGGAGTCGTGGCGATTGGTGAAATTGGGTATGACGATATGACACCAGCAGAAGATAAATACTTTTGCCAACAACTCGAACTCGCGCAAGAACTCGATATGTTGGTGTTGATTCATACGCCACATCGCAACAAAAAAGCTGGCGCTAGTCAAAGTATGGATCGCTGTATTGAATATGGTTTAGCACCTTCACGAGTGATTATTGACCATAACAACGAAGAAACTGTAGAAGAAGTATTAGCACGGGGATTTTGGGCAGCGTTTACAATTTACCCACACACCAAAATGGGTAATGCGCGGATGGTTGAAATTGTTCGTCAGTACGGATGCGATCGCATTATTGTTGATAGTAGCGCGGATTGGGGCGTCAGCGATCCATTAGCTGTCCCAAAAACCGCACAATTGATGCTAGAACGCGGAATTCCTGAAGCACACGTTAAGGCAGTATGTTACGAAAATGCCCTAGCAGCATACAGCCAAAGTCATCAATTCAGTGAAAGTGATTGGCTAACATCGACAATCGACCAACGCGAACTTTATTACGGTAACTCAGTCTTACGCGGACAAACACCCGTTGTTGAAGCTAGCCGCGATCAGATCTTGATTGAGTAA
- a CDS encoding 3-dehydroquinate synthase encodes MTIGIKSASNVRSLKQCVPVTFNYDVHFTRGLFELNNPLLAQVLTAAGDSPKKVLAVVDAGLMPHQPALLDNLAAYAEFYRDALIFVQQPAIVPGGEAAKNDPQLVEQLHHIIDRAGLCRHSYILAIGGGAVLDMAGYAAATAHRGIRLIRVPTTVLAQNDSGVGVKNGINAFGKKNFLGTFAPPYAVLNDLDFLTTLDDRNWRSGIAEAVKVALIKDADFFDFITRHAPALVQRDMQAMQELIYRCAQLHLEHITTSGDPFEKGSSRPLDFGHWAAHKLEQLTNYNLRHGEAVAIGIALDSTYSYLIGLLAKSDWQQILNTLQALGFSLYVPELVAQLHQLEHPDYLFRGLREFQEHLGGELTLMLLEKIGKGVEVHHVDLLVYERAIALLQHHNQLGE; translated from the coding sequence ATGACGATTGGGATTAAAAGTGCATCTAATGTGCGTTCGCTCAAGCAATGTGTCCCTGTGACATTTAATTACGATGTTCACTTCACGAGAGGGCTGTTTGAGTTAAATAATCCTCTCCTCGCGCAAGTTCTTACCGCTGCGGGAGATAGCCCAAAAAAAGTGTTGGCGGTAGTTGACGCGGGTTTGATGCCTCATCAACCCGCACTATTAGATAACTTAGCCGCCTATGCTGAGTTTTATCGCGATGCATTGATATTTGTTCAGCAACCAGCGATCGTACCTGGTGGCGAAGCAGCGAAGAATGATCCTCAATTAGTCGAACAACTTCACCATATTATTGATCGTGCTGGATTGTGTCGGCATTCGTATATATTAGCCATTGGTGGCGGTGCAGTATTAGATATGGCAGGATATGCAGCAGCAACTGCACATCGAGGAATTCGCTTAATTCGCGTTCCCACAACAGTATTAGCGCAAAATGATTCGGGCGTTGGCGTTAAAAATGGCATCAATGCATTTGGGAAGAAGAATTTTTTAGGAACTTTTGCACCACCATACGCAGTATTAAACGATCTTGATTTTCTCACAACGCTTGATGACCGCAACTGGCGTTCTGGAATCGCTGAAGCGGTGAAAGTTGCACTGATTAAGGATGCAGATTTTTTCGATTTCATTACAAGACACGCACCTGCATTAGTACAACGCGATATGCAGGCGATGCAAGAGTTAATTTATCGCTGCGCTCAATTACACTTAGAACACATTACCACAAGTGGCGATCCGTTTGAAAAAGGTTCCTCACGCCCTTTAGATTTTGGACATTGGGCGGCGCATAAACTCGAACAGTTGACGAATTACAACCTACGTCACGGCGAAGCTGTTGCGATCGGAATTGCGTTGGATAGCACCTATTCTTATTTAATTGGATTACTCGCAAAATCAGATTGGCAGCAGATTTTAAATACACTGCAAGCGTTGGGGTTTAGTTTATACGTACCGGAATTAGTCGCACAATTGCATCAACTTGAACATCCTGATTATCTTTTCCGAGGATTGCGGGAGTTTCAAGAACACTTGGGAGGAGAATTAACGCTGATGCTGCTAGAAAAAATTGGTAAAGGCGTTGAGGTGCATCACGTCGATTTATTGGTGTATGAACGTGCGATCGCGCTATTGCAACATCACAATCAGCTTGGCGAATAA
- a CDS encoding sigma-70 family RNA polymerase sigma factor produces the protein MIVKSGKLWKDSSLYYEDALQKTWLYFCRNLCEANTGEKYDPNRSSVITWLNAYLRRRLQDFREEEYETRSRTASGKTVEEGEVIDPIAALPAPPDIPPILEMTITWAKTDSDGELRRIHIQGHPRVNCQVLILRRLPPETSWEKLAEEYGLSISTLTSFYRRQCLPRLRSFGEMQGYL, from the coding sequence ATGATAGTTAAATCAGGCAAACTTTGGAAAGATAGTTCTCTTTATTATGAAGATGCACTACAGAAAACTTGGCTATATTTTTGTCGCAATTTATGTGAAGCAAATACAGGGGAAAAGTATGACCCAAATCGCAGTAGTGTAATTACCTGGTTAAATGCTTACCTGAGGCGAAGGTTACAAGATTTCCGTGAAGAAGAATATGAAACTCGCTCTCGTACAGCTTCAGGCAAAACTGTGGAAGAAGGTGAGGTGATTGATCCGATCGCCGCCTTACCAGCCCCGCCCGATATTCCACCAATTCTTGAAATGACAATAACCTGGGCAAAAACTGATAGTGATGGAGAGTTACGCCGAATTCATATTCAAGGGCATCCGCGCGTGAATTGTCAAGTATTAATCCTCCGAAGGCTACCTCCTGAAACAAGTTGGGAAAAGTTGGCAGAAGAATATGGGCTTTCGATTTCGACTTTAACAAGTTTTTATCGCCGACAATGCCTTCCTCGTTTACGTAGTTTTGGCGAAATGCAAGGATATTTGTAA
- a CDS encoding DUF1822 family protein — MNRIQDFSLPLPITEAARETAQRFTHQVEFSPTKVEQVTLNTLAVCVVNNYLNMMGIGTDIAASDSWNPVLQLCADIADLEVPGIGRLECRWVRSPAEQCDIPPEVWEDRIGYVVVQFDEALREATLLGFTPRAIAQLPINQLQPLEDLLAHLGQLKLTTAANQQPIVQLNQWFNHVFETGWQGVETILGPARANLAFSFRRSDTAIGGTNENREDRIRRAKLIDLGMQLAGHAVALIVELRSLPEQKVDILLQVHPAGSQIYLPPQLQLAVLDATEQLFLEAQARKADNYIQLQFSGKPGEKFSVKVALGNVSFIENFII, encoded by the coding sequence ATGAATCGAATACAAGATTTTTCTTTACCTTTACCTATTACTGAAGCGGCGCGAGAGACTGCCCAAAGATTTACTCATCAAGTAGAGTTTTCTCCAACGAAAGTAGAGCAAGTAACGTTAAACACACTGGCGGTTTGTGTCGTAAATAACTATTTAAATATGATGGGTATCGGCACAGATATTGCGGCGAGTGATAGCTGGAACCCTGTATTGCAGTTATGTGCTGATATTGCTGACTTAGAAGTTCCAGGAATTGGGCGCTTAGAGTGTCGCTGGGTGCGATCGCCTGCTGAGCAGTGCGATATTCCACCAGAAGTATGGGAAGATCGAATTGGGTATGTTGTCGTGCAGTTTGACGAAGCACTCCGCGAAGCGACGCTATTAGGGTTTACGCCACGCGCGATCGCGCAGTTGCCAATTAATCAATTGCAACCCCTCGAAGACTTACTTGCGCACTTGGGTCAACTCAAACTTACAACTGCTGCAAATCAGCAACCAATTGTGCAATTAAACCAATGGTTTAATCATGTTTTTGAAACAGGATGGCAAGGCGTTGAAACGATTTTAGGACCAGCACGCGCTAACTTGGCATTTAGTTTCCGCCGATCTGATACAGCTATAGGCGGAACCAACGAGAATCGCGAAGATCGTATCCGACGCGCCAAGTTGATCGATCTGGGAATGCAACTCGCAGGTCATGCCGTCGCGTTGATTGTTGAACTGCGATCGCTACCTGAGCAAAAGGTCGATATTTTACTACAAGTTCATCCCGCAGGAAGTCAAATCTATTTACCGCCGCAACTTCAGCTAGCTGTCTTAGATGCTACTGAGCAACTTTTCCTTGAAGCTCAAGCAAGAAAAGCAGATAATTATATTCAGTTACAGTTTAGTGGAAAACCTGGAGAGAAGTTTAGTGTCAAAGTAGCGCTTGGTAACGTCAGTTTTATAGAAAATTTTATTATTTAA